One Setaria italica strain Yugu1 chromosome I, Setaria_italica_v2.0, whole genome shotgun sequence DNA window includes the following coding sequences:
- the LOC101754776 gene encoding SPX domain-containing membrane protein Os02g45520: MVNFGKRLVADQLEEWREYYINYKMMKKKVKQYVQQTQTGGKNREQVLKEFSRMLDDQIEKIVLFLLQQQGHLASRIENLGEQRAALMEQSDVSQICQLREAYREVGYDLVKLLRFLDMNATGIRKILKKFDKRFGYKFTDYYVSTRANHPYSQLQQIFKQVGVVAVVGALSRNLAYLQDHRGSFSSIYDHPSITFKDPVIEQINHSVQKLTHSTNFLQFLGQHALIVPDDMHSGSDLVDDQSYHFLSLLLNLVNTFLYMVNTYIIVPTADDYSVSLGAAATVCGVIIGSMAVAQIFSSVYFSAWSNRSYFRPLVFSSIMLFLGNLLYALAYDLNSLTVLIVGRLLCGLGSARAVNRRYISDCVPLKTRLQASAGFVSASALGMACGPALAGLLQTKFRIYGLTFNQNTLPGWVMCVAWLVYLCWLWISFKEPGHIATDNSVNSQSSDSDHQVSGNLEDGLGQPLLVDVKERHDEDGEDNDDNEEDPEESHKPATSLAAAYRLLTPSVKVQLLIYFMLKFAMEILLSESSVVTTFYFNWTTSTVAIFLAVLGLTVLPVNVIVGSYVTNLFQDRQILVASEIMVLIGIVMSFCFTPQYSVPQYVTSALITFVFSEVLEGVNLSLLSRVMSSRLSRGTYNGGLLSTEAGTLARVAADMTITAAGYLGQSRLLNATLLPSLLICVASIVATFCTYNSLY, encoded by the exons ATGGTTAATTTCGGTAAGAGATTGGTGGCAGACCAATTGGAGGAGTGGAGAGA ATACTATATTAACTAcaagatgatgaagaaaaagGTAAAACAGTATGTCCAGCAGACGCAAACTGGTGGAAAAAACCGTGAACAAGTTCTTAAAGAGTTTTCAAGGATGCTGGATGACCAG ATTGAAAAGATTGTGCTCTTTCTTCTGCAACAACAAGGTCATCTTGCTAGCAGGATCGAGAATTTGGGAGAACAGCGTGCCGCACTTATGGAACAGTCTGATGTATCCCAGATTTGCCAGCTACGAGAGGCTTACAGGGAGGTTGGATATGATCTTGTGAAGCTCCTTAGGTTTCTTGATATGAATGCAACTGGCATCCGGAAAATACTCAAGAAGTTTGATAAGCGCTTTGGCTATAAGTTCACGGATTATTACGTCTCTACTCGGGCAAACCATCCTTATTCTCAGCTTCAGCAGATATTCAAGCAAGTG GGTGTCGTCGCTGTAGTTGGCGCTTTGTCACGCAATCTTGCTTATCTGCAAGATCATCGAGGAAGCTTTTCATCCATCTATGATCATCCATCAATAACATTCAAG GACCCTGTCATAGAACAAATAAATCATTCAGTACAGAAACTCACACACTCCACAAACTTCCTGCAATTCTTAGGGCAACACGCACTTATCGTTCCAGATGATATGCATAGTGGCTCCGATCTTGTTGATGACCAAAGCTACCACTTCCTGTCACTACTGCTCAACTTAGTGAACACATTTCTGTATATGGTGAACACATATATCATCGTGCCAACTGCAGATGACTATTCAGTAAGCCTCGGCGCAGCAGCAACTGTCTGCGGTGTGATTATTGGATCAATGGCAGTTGCTCAAATCTTCTCCTCAGTATATTTCAGTGCCTGGTCGAATAGGTCGTACTTCAGACCCCTCGTATTCAGCAGCATCATGTTATTTCTGGGGAACCTGCTGTATGCTTTGGCGTATGATCTGAATTCCCTAACTGTTCTCATTGTTGGCCGGCTGCTGTGTGG CTTGGGTTCTGCCAGAGCTGTGAATCGTCGGTACATCAGCGACTGCGTACCTCTGAAAACCAGGCTGCAGGCATCTGCAGGGTTTGTCAGTGCTAGTGCTCTTGGAATGGCATGCGGTCCTGCTCTTGCCGGTTTGCTGCAGACAAAATTTAGGATCTATGGGCTCACATTCAATCAGAACACCTTACCTGGGTGGGTCATGTGCGTTGCTTGGCTTGTGTATCTGTGCTGGTTGTGGATTTCATTCAAAGAGCCGGGTCACATTGCTACAGACAATTCTGTCAACTCACAGTCATCTGATTCTG ATCATCAAGTAAGCGGAAATTTGGAGGATGGTCTAGGACAGCCTTTGCTCGTAGATGTAAAGGAAAGACACGATGAAGATGGAGAGGACAATGACGACAATGAAGAAGACCCTGAAGAATCTCATAAACCTGCGACATCACTTGCTGCAGCATACAGATTGCTAACACCATCCGTTAAG GTTCAACTACTGATCTACTTCATGCTCAAGTTTGCCATGGAAATTCTACTCTCGGAGTCCAGTGTGGTCACCACATTCTACTTCAACTGGACAACTAGTACTGTGGCAATCTTTTTAGCAGTTCTTGGACTGACTGTTCTTCCTGTTAATGTCATCGTTGGAAGCTATGTCACCAACTTGTTTCAGGACAG GCAAATTCTGGTGGCATCCGAGATCATGGTGTTGATCGGCATAGTCATGAGTTTCTGCTTCACCCCTCAATACTCCGTCCCACAATACGTCACGTCAGCTCTCATAACGTTCGTATTCTCTGAGGTGCTCGAAG GGGTCAACCTGTCCCTCCTCTCCCGCGTGATGTCGTCGAGGCTCTCCCGTGGGACCTACAACGGCGGGCTGCTCTCGACGGAGGCCGGGACGCTGGCCCGCGTCGCCGCGGACATGACGATCACCGCCGCCGGTTATCTGGGGCAGAGTCGCCTCCTGAATGCCACCCTGCTGCCGTCTTTGTTGATTTGCGTGGCCTCCATCGTCGCGACGTTCTGCACTTACAACTCACTCTACTGA
- the LOC101763720 gene encoding protein HOTHEAD, which yields MASALVSAQTMAVFTVASFFALLCVAQLARAVNYTFMREAVHAPPVAYYDYIIIGGGTAGCPLAATLSERSRVLLLERGGSPYEDGRVLSMVHFSDVLADTSASSASQRFVSEDGVINSRPRVLGGGSCINAGFFTRAGAGYVRAVGWDPREVLAAYRWVEDVVAFQPALGPWQAAVRRGLLETGVLPDNGFTYDHIPGTKVGGSIFDADGRRHTAADLLRYSNPDGIDLFLRARVARILFGYKGTKPVARGVVYRDAQGGTHVAYLNRGAANEVILSAGALGSPQQLMLSGIGPADHLRSLGIDVILDLPGVGQGMSDNPMNAIYVPSPSPVEVSLIQVVGITRFGSYIEGASGANWNSHPSGTQPPPRNFGMFSPQTGQLATVPPAQRTPEAIARAVEAMSQVPDAALRGGFILEKVLGPQSTGHLALRNLDPDDNPSVRFNYFAHPDDLRRCVAGISGIERVIRSRAFSRFTYPNFAFPATLNVTADFPVNTLYGRRGGAGGGGGSDPRALEQFCRDTVMTIWHYHGGCQVGRVVDRDYKVLGVEALRVIDGSTFNASPGTNPQATVMMLGRYMGVKLLRERMLFEGPGRKNP from the exons ATGGCTTCTGCCCTGGTCTCCGCACAAACAATGGCCGTCTTCACTGTCGCAAGCTTCTTCGCGCTCTTGTGCGTCGCTCAGCTAG CGCGAGCTGTGAACTACACCTTCATGAGGGAGGCGGTGCACGCGCCGCCGGTGGCCTACTAcgactacatcatcatcggcggcggcacggcgggttGCCCGCTGGCGGCGACGCTGTCGGAGCGCTCGCGGGTGCTCCTGCTGGAGCGCGGCGGTTCGCCCTACGAGGACGGGCGCGTCCTGAGCATGGTCCACTTCTCGGACGTGCTGGCGGACACGTCGGCATCGTCGGCGTCGCAGCGGTTCGTGTCGGAGGACGGCGTGATCAACTCCCGGCCGCGGGTGCTGGGCGGAGGCAGCTGCATCAACGCCGGGTTCTTcacgcgcgccggcgccgggtaCGTCAGGGCCGTCGGGTGGGACCCCAGGGAGGTGCTGGCGGCGTACCGGTGGGTGGAGGACGTCGTGGCGTTCCAGCCGGCGCTGGGCCCGTGGCAGGCCGCCGTGCGGAGGGGACTGTTGGAGACCGGCGTGCTCCCGGACAACGGGTTCACCTACGACCACATCCCCGGGACCAAGGTCGGCGGATCCATCTTCGACGCCGACGGTCGGCGGCACACCGCGGCGGACTTGCTCCGGTACTCGAACCCCGACGGCATCGACCTGTTTCTCCGGGCCAGAGTGGCCAGGATCTTGTTCGGTTACAAAG GGACCAAGCCGGTGGCGCGAGGCGTGGTGTACCGCGACGCGCAGGGCGGCACCCACGTGGCGTACCTGAACCGCGGCGCGGCCAACGAGGTGATCCTCTCGGCGGGGGCGCTGGGGAGCCCGCAGCAGCTGATGCTCAGCGGCATCGGCCCGGCCGACCACCTCCGGTCGCTCGGCATCGACGTGATCCTGGACCTGCCGGGCGTCGGGCAGGGCATGTCTGACAACCCCATGAACGCCATCTAcgtgccgtcgccgtcgccggtggaGGTGTCGCTGATCCAGGTGGTCGGCATCACCCGGTTCGGCAGCTACATCGAGGGCGCCAGCGGCGCCAACTGGAACAGCCATCCCTCCGGCACGCAGCCTCCTCCTCGGAACTTTGGCATGTTCTCTCCCCAG ACGGGGCAGCTGGCGACGGTGCCGCCGGCGCAGCGGACGCCGGAGGCCATCGCGCGCGCCGTGGAGGCCATGAGCCAGGTCCCCGACGCGGCGCTCCGGGGCGGGTTCATCCTTGAGAAGGTGTTGGGCCCGCAGTCGACGGGCCACCTGGCGCTCCGCAACCTGGACCCCGACGACAACCCCTCCGTGCGGTTCAACTACTTCGCGCACCCGGACGACCTCCGGCGCTGCGTGGCGGGCATCTCGGGCATCGAGCGGGTGATCCGGTCCAGGGCCTTCTCGCGGTTCACGTACCCAAACTTCGCGTTCCCGGCCACGCTCAACGTCACGGCCGACTTTCCCGTGAACACGCTCTAcggtcggcgcggcggcgccggcggcggcgggggcagcgacCCCAGGGCGCTGGAGCAGTTCTGCAGGGACACCGTGATGACCATCTGGCACTACCACGGCGGGTGCCAGGTCGGCCGGGTCGTCGACCGCGACTACAAGGTCCTCGGCGTCGAGGCGCTCCGCGTCATCGACGGCTCCACGTTCAACGCCTCGCCGGGCACCAACCCGCAGGCCACCGTCATGATGCTCGGCAG GTACATGGGCGTGAAGCTCCTGAGAGAGAGGATGCTCTTCGAAGGGCCAGGCAGGAAAAACCCGTAG
- the LOC101755451 gene encoding bifunctional dTDP-4-dehydrorhamnose 3,5-epimerase/dTDP-4-dehydrorhamnose reductase, with product MGVATNGSAAEQAPAPASALKFLIYGRTGWIGGLLGGLCAAQGIPFAYGAGRLENRAQLEADIDAAAPTHVFNAAGVTGRPNVDWCETHRAETVRANVVGTLTLADVCRGRGLVLINYATGCIFEYDDAHPLGSGVGFKEEDTPNFVGSFYSKTKAMVEELLKNYENVCTLRVRMPISSDLSNPRNFITKITRYEKVVNIPNSMTILDELLPISIEMAKRNLTGIWNFTNPGVVSHNEILEMYRDCIDPSFSWKNFNLEEQAKVIVAPRSNNELDQTKLKNEFPELLSIKESLIKYVFEPNRKTPKA from the exons ATGGGCGTCGCCACCAACGgctcggcggcggagcaggcgcccgcgcccgcttcgGCGCTCAAGTTCCTCATCTACGGCCGCACGGGCTGGATCGGGGGCCTGCTGGGCGGCCTCTGCGCCGCGCAAGGGATCCCCTTCGCCTACGGCGCCGGCCGGCTCGAGAACCGCGCGCAGCTCGAGGCCGACATCGACGCCGCGGCGCCCACGCACGTGTTCAACGCTGCGGGCGTCACGGGCCGCCCCAACGTCGACTGGTGCGAGACGCACCGCGCCGAGACCGTCCGGGCCAACGTCGTGGGCACGCTCACGCTCGCCGACGTctgccgcggccgcgggctTGTGCTCATCAACTACGCCACCGGGTGCATCTTCGAGTACGACGACGCGCACCCGCTCGGCTCCGGGGTAGGCTTCAAGGAGGAGGACACGCCCAACTTCGTAGGATCGTTCTACTCCAAGACCAAGGCCATG gttGAGGAACTGCTGAAGAACTACGAGAATGTATGCACCCTTCGTGTAAGGATGCCTATTTCATCGGATCTCTCCAATCCTCGTAATTTCATTACCAAAATCACCAGATACGAGAAGGTTGTCAACATCCCGAACTCAATGACAATATTGGATGAACTTCTTCCCATCTCAATTGAAATGGCGAAGAGGAACCTCACTGGAATTTGGAATTTCACAAATCCTGGTGTGGTGAGCCACAATGAGATACTAGAGATGTACAGAGACTGCATCGACCCAAGCTTCTCTTGGAAAAACTTCAACTTGGAGGAGCAAGCGAAGGTCATAGTTGCACCCAGGAGCAACAATGAGCTCGATCAAACCAAGTTGAAGAATGAGTTCCCGGAGCTGTTGTCAATCAAGGAGTCGCTGATCAAATACGTTTTCGAGCCGAACCGGAAGACACCCAAGGCTTGA